In one Drosophila albomicans strain 15112-1751.03 chromosome X, ASM965048v2, whole genome shotgun sequence genomic region, the following are encoded:
- the LOC117573684 gene encoding protein sprint isoform X6 — MTATSQIDAKNGSDCNHRSSSLDPDVDGDDDVVDLAHGGAFEDDMQALLPKCTRRSRDELSQSRTSLVSSSEGGILAEGETSSDEESSRDSSDNSPPCDLGLMERLLLTHPMWFLPGIQRSGAVHLLQGKEEGTFIVRGSSQPNTMAVSVRLPQDTGPYIEHYLIQSQDNNILSLESSRFKFGSIPALIAHYAQCCDELPVQLMLPRVLREANNRKKLSSLALLGQEFWSYASSPAVLGPPKQLQQQQQQQQQQLQQQQQLLLDAKSPLSLTETSGLGTATFFSDKLERQPQSTVAPQQGGNNNNSNNNNVFSPTGSGQLLGFFSQAGTPSDTNSSMSSFCTSGGQHMQQLLSPNSVDSVILTMSPVDAQGYLPGGAMLDQQQVPQQQQQQLPTLGNSNNNNSNNLSTFKTTAASGEVEQVQRPQRPKPPNTLNLKPPAPPMRWSKPHSPDQLNNNNNNNFTVTTTVTFSMENGSNLNGGAATPPTTKSNPAQFVEVTTPASSNPFNALLNSQASTSTFQTFAKRLSPEGECKDTLSSQGTSSSNDSRWQTHSQSSRDSTHSQRKILSPLTPSSATGLLPGTGSSGSKSRKSRIRSKESKHYQESDILESPPAQYCASALSDKISDYEDVWSHDPSDRASLLTSFKPGLDAHGGVLNRRPDLLAETPSTPTQQLLSPCEDTPQQQQLESSQQLLQFSGDAAPRSRAGLQLPNLATAMTQSLTEHSTADDGGDTTPTAHAQTPGSSRSKQGSPFYAEPADALRQAGLTNAAAAILRRQQRSQLLPANQRHSEPLKGGLATTAAPLLLPADLEKLAAGSLDELKQKPKPLAQQPQAKRGRNRIEHWQLDSSWEFMAKQETNGGDYDATAADWQEKENSLGREKDAKKRPLTVHQIIAKRLPDLNLPELVRCSTPPQSVGNVVPLQSVPSADRQCADKEKDKDSQKSFQSQNQNQNSNQNQNGCRLSAYDNVERNCAAFCQTYYGGIDSAQSDDGTVFSEPWDSSQWDSFIPMQDDATMNSDTIHLSKCRPALSEDDTIVEEFSSTKDGSNSSCNQDTLKANKNGNNAGAGAGNNNNNNKAMRPKVATILRNPSMRDREILCHPRNKMNVQSIGPGDSLRAYTLQLAQDPSSTFARNIENFISCTKESREAVPQVIMRNMRQFMSGMKNYLVKHGEGKFHAELESARARLKPDEFLNLDTMLETVMHQLVVLPLREHLYGIFVDYYKRSEDIQLLAQNVRYACERDASDFGIRATVTPPSQTALRLIANLLWRLQEAELPLDKLELFLCVISTVFDATGCPRGQQLGADDFLPVLVYVVAKCGFVGAEIEAEFMWGLLQPTLLNGEPGYYLTALCSAVQVLKTFMASEGESGSGSLDWRSSCLPACSSVLRVIIPDECNGSLQTRTLPVRPHTTTREVCRIIAHKARITNPQDYALFKLVDGEETLLTDAECPQDARLAAKGKHCMLAYKRIDAKIAWPTAAQPGSH, encoded by the exons ACTTTCATTGTGCGCGGCTCGAGCCAGCCGAATACGATGGCTGTGTCAGTGCGTCTGCCACAGGACACAGGACCCTACATCGAACACTATCTGATACAGTCGCAGGACAATAACATACTCAGCCTGGAGAGTTCACGCTTCAAATTCGGCTCGATTCCCGCACTGATTGCTCACTATGCGCAATGCTGTGACGAGCTGCCCGTGCAGCTGATGCTGCCGCGTGTTTTACGCGAAGCAAACAACCGCAAGAAGCTCTCGTCCCTGGCGCTGCTCGGTCAGGAGTTCTGGAGCTATGCCAGCAGTCCGGCTGTCCTAGGTCCCccaaagcagctgcaacagcagcagcagcaacaacagcaacagttgcagcaacagcaacagctgctgctcgaTGCCAAGTCGCCGTTGTCGCTGACCGAGACAAGCGGCTTGGGCACCGCAACCTTCTTCAGCGATAAGCTAGAGCGGCAGCCACAGTCAACGGTGGCACCACAGCAAGgtggtaacaacaacaacagcaacaacaacaacgtgttCAGTCCGACGGGCAGCGGCCAGCTGTTGGGCTTCTTCAGTCAGGCGGGCACGCCATCGGACACCAACTCCAGCATGAGCTCGTTCTGCACCAGCGGGGGACAGCACATGCAACAGCTGCTCAGTCCCAACTCGGTGGATTCGGTCATACTCACGATGTCCCCGGTGGACGCTCAGGGCTATTTGCCCGGCGGAGCAATGCTCGATCAACAGCAagtgccacagcagcaacagcaacagttgcctacgttaggcaacagcaacaacaacaacagcaacaatctcAGCACGTTcaagacaacagcagcgagcGGCGAAGTGGAGCAAGTGCAGCGTCCGCAGCGACCAAAGCCGCCAAACACGTTGAATCTCAAGCCACCGGCGCCGCCGATGCGTTGGTCCAAACCCCATTCACCGGATCagctgaacaacaacaacaacaataactttaCGGTGACCACAACGGTCACCTTCTCCATGGAGAACGGAAGCAACCTAAACGGAGGAGCCGCAACTCCACCGACAACCAAATCGAATCCAGCACAATTTGTAGAGGTAACGACGCCGGCGTCGAGCAATCCCTTCAACGCGCTGCTCAACTCGCAGGCCAGCACGAGCACGTTCCAGACATTTGCCAAACGTTTGTCGCCCGAGGGCGAGTGCAAGGACACGCTCTCGTCGCAGGGCACATCCTCCTCGAATGACAGTCGCTGGCAAACTCATTCGCAGTCGAGTCGCGACTCCACGCACAGTCAGCGCAAGATACTCTCGCCTCTGACGCCGAGCAGCGCCACAGGATTGTTGCCCGGCACcggcagcagtggcagcaagtCGCGTAAGTCACGCATCCGGAGTAAGGAGTCGAAACACTATCAGGAATCGGACATACTCGAGAGCCCGCCGGCTCAGTATTGCGCCAGCGCATTGAGCGACAAGATCAGTGACTACGAGGATGTCTGGTCGCATGATCCCAGCGATCGTGCCAGTCTCCTGACCAGCTTTAAGCCGGGACTCGATGCGCACGGCGGTGTGCTGAACCGACGACCCGATCTGCTCGCCGAGACAC CCAGCACACCCACGCAACAACTGCTATCGCCCTGCGAGGACAccccacagcaacagcagctcgaGAGCAgtcagcaactgttgcagttCTCTGGCGATGCAGCGCCACGATCCCGCGCTGGACTGCAGCTGCCAAATCTAGCGACAGCCATGACACAATCGCTCACGGAGCACAGCACTGCCGATGACGGTGGCGACACCACACCCACAGCCCATGCTCAAACGCCCGGCTCTTCACGCAGCAAGCAGGGCAGTCCCTTCTATGCCGAACCCGCCGATGCATTGCGTCAGGCGGGGTTAACTAATGCGGCGGCGGCGATTTTGCGGAGACAGCAACGCAGCCAACTGCTGCCAGCGAATCAGCGGCATTCGGAGCCACTCAAAGGTGGCTTGGCCACCACAGCGGCGCCACTTTTATTGCCCGCCGATCTGGAGAAATTGGCCGCCGGAAGTTTGGATGAGTTGAAGCAGAAACCAAAGCCGTTGGCTCAACAACCGCAAGCGAAACGCGGACGTAATCGCATCGAGCACTGGCAACTCGACAGCAGCTGGGAGTTTATGGCCAAGCAGGAGACAAATGGCGGTGACTATGATGCGACCGCAGCCGATTGGCAGGAGAAGGAGAATTCCCTTGGTCGGGAGAAGGATGCCAAGAAGCGACCACTGACCGTGCATCAGATCATTGCCAAGCGTCTGCCCGATCTCAATCTGCCGGAGCTCGTCCGTTGTTCGACACCACCGCAAAGCGTGGGCAACGTTGTACCGCTGCAATCGGTACCGAGTGCCGACAGACAGTGTGCGGACAAGGAGAAGGACAAGGACAGTCAAAAGTCATTCCAGagtcagaatcagaatcagaattcGAATCAGAACCAGAATGGTTGTCGTCTCTCCGCCTATGACAATGTGGAGCGCAATTGTGCTGCCTTCTGTCAAACGTATTACGGCGGCATTGACTCGGCACAGTCCGACGATGGCACCGTCTTCTCCGAGCCGTGGGATTCATCGCAATGGGACTCGTTCATTCCCATGCAGGATG ATGCCACCATGAACTCGGACACCATTCACTTGTCGAAGTGTCGACCGGCATTGTCGGAGGACGATACGATCGTTGAGGAATTCAGCAGCACCAAagatggcagcaacagcagctgcaaccaGGACACGCTCAAGGCTAACAAGAATGGCAATAATGCCGGCGCTGGCGCaggcaataataacaataacaacaaggcAATGAGACCTAAAGTGGCCACCATATTGAGGAATCCAAGCATGCGGGATCGTGAGATTCTAT GCCATCCCCGCAACAAGATGAACGTGCAGAGCATCGGACCGGGCGACTCGCTGCGCGCCTACACGCTGCAATTGGCCCAGGATCCGAGCTCGACATTCGCACGCAACATTGAGAACTTTATCAGCTGCACGAAGGAATCGCGCGAAGCGGTGCCGCAGGTGATAATGCGCAACATGCGTCAGTTTATGAGCGGTATGAAGAACTATCTGGTCAAGCATGGCGAGGGCAAATTCCACGCCGAACTCGAATCGGCACGTGCTCGCCTCAAGCCCGATGAGTTTCTCAATCTCGACACCATGCTCGAGACGGTGATGCATCAGCTGGTCGTGTTGCCGCTGCGCGAACATCTCTATGGCATCTTCGTCGATTATTACAAGCGCAGCGAGGACATTCAGCTCTTGGCACAAAATGTGCGCTACGCCTGTGAGCGTGACGCCTCCGATTTTGGCATTCGCGCCACCGTGACGCCGCCATCACAGACCGCCTTGCGTCTGATTGCCAATCTGCTGTGGCGTCTGCAGGAGGCCGAACTGCCGCTGGACAAGCTGGAGCTCTTCCTGTGCGTCATCTCGACGGTGTTCGATGCCACCGGTTGTCCGCGTGGCCAGCAGCTGGGCGCCGATGATTTTCTGCCCGTGCTCGTCTATGTGGTGGCCAAATGTGGCTTCGTTGGCGCCGAAATCGAGGCCGAGTTCATGTGGGGTCTGTTGCAGCCAACGCTGCTCAATGGCGAGCCAGGCTATTATCTGACGGCGCTCTGCAGTGCCGTCCAAGTGCTCAAGACATTCATGGCCTCCGAGGGCGAAAGCGGCAGCGGTTCACTCGAT TGGCGTTCCAGCTGTTTGCCCGCCTGCTCGAGTGTGCTGCGCGTCATCATACCCGACGAGTGCAACGGCTCGCTGCAGACACGCACGTTGCCCGTGCGTCCGCATACCACAACGCGCGAAGTGTGTCGGATAATCGCACACAAGGCGCGCATCACCAATCCCCAGGATTATGCGCTGTTCAAGCTCGTGGATGGCGAGGAGACGCTGCTCACGGATGCCGAGTGTCCGCAGGACGCACGATTGGCGGCCAAGGGCAAACACTGCATGTTGGCCTATAAGCGCATCGATGCAAAGATCGCTTGGCCAACAGCCGCTCAGCCGGGCAGCCattga
- the LOC117573684 gene encoding protein sprint isoform X7 — MSWFRKSSRANSANLPHNSHSNPALPTTTTATTNNTSNGIVVDLSKSLCSLDEERIERLEPEEFFHDPVHVLHYKEEALFLSFMAEWEIVEHPQQHDNFFSGDFEEELLQQRTHSSHNLLLLPPTTTVPELEEKKPGSKSKSKMGRRKRKLLELLFVDKIQTGLPLPLTDDAQHEHSTEEHTSSTVLGKKSKYASSSLSSMGSISTTTITTTTTATCPQQVLKDCRINRKQLKTEALAGSIMGAIGKCPNPRTETTDVTTQTTTNVDLCHPSDRNTCDHYDIKQFFRLDDQGNILLNMTHIVECQALGISLQAQSQRLYRSYRRKCECADERHCHTGHGCCAPMVCLFQLLCQLLFGHPRNKMNVQSIGPGDSLRAYTLQLAQDPSSTFARNIENFISCTKESREAVPQVIMRNMRQFMSGMKNYLVKHGEGKFHAELESARARLKPDEFLNLDTMLETVMHQLVVLPLREHLYGIFVDYYKRSEDIQLLAQNVRYACERDASDFGIRATVTPPSQTALRLIANLLWRLQEAELPLDKLELFLCVISTVFDATGCPRGQQLGADDFLPVLVYVVAKCGFVGAEIEAEFMWGLLQPTLLNGEPGYYLTALCSAVQVLKTFMASEGESGSGSLDWRSSCLPACSSVLRVIIPDECNGSLQTRTLPVRPHTTTREVCRIIAHKARITNPQDYALFKLVDGEETLLTDAECPQDARLAAKGKHCMLAYKRIDAKIAWPTAAQPGSH, encoded by the exons ATGAGCTGGTTCAGAAAATCGTCGCGCGCAAATTCCGCGAACCTCCCGCACAACAGTCACAGCAATCCCGCGCTTcccaccaccaccaccgccaccaccaacaacacatCGAATGGCATCGTCGTGGATCTATCGAAATCGCTGTGCAGCTTGGATGAGGAACGCATCGAACGTCTGGAGCCCGAGGAATTCTTTCACGATCCCGTCCATGTGCTGCACTACAAGGAGGAGGCGCTCTTCCTCAGCTTCATGGCCGAGTGGGAAATTGTCGAGCATCCGCAGCAGCACGACAACTTCTTCTCCGGTGACTTTGAAGAGGAGTTGCTCCAACAGCGCACACACAGCAGCCACaatctgttgctgctgcccccCACAACAACTGTGCCAGAGCTCGAGGAGAAGAAGCCaggcagcaaaagcaaaagcaaaatgggAAGACGCAAACGCAAGCTGCTTGAGCTGCTGTTTGTGGATAAAATACAGACGGGCTTACCGCTCCCTCTGACGGACGACGCACAGCACGAACACAGCACGGAGGAACACACGAGCAGCACGGTGCTCGGCAAGAAATCGAAATacgccagcagcagcctcTCCAGCATGGGTTCgatttcaacaacaacaataacaacgactaCGACGGCCACCTGTCCGCAACAGGTGCTTAAAGACTGCCGCATCAATCGCAAGCAACTGAAGACTGAAGCACTCGCCGGTTCTATAATGGGCGCCATTGGCAAATGTCCCAATCCACGCACCGAGACAACAGATGTCaccacacaaacaacaacgaatgtGGATTTGTGCCATCCAAGCGATCGGAATACCTGTGATCATTATGATATCAAGCAATTCTTTCGGCTCGACGATCAGGGCAACATATTGCTCAACATGACGCACATTGTCGAGTGCCAGGCGCTCGGCATTTCGCTGCAGGCGCAAAGTCAGCGTCTCTATCGCAGCTATCGGCGGAAGTGCGAGTGCGCCGATGAGCGACACTGCCACACTGGCCATGGCTGCTGTGCCCCCATGGTCTGCCTGTTTCAGCTGCTCTGTCAACTGCTATTCG GCCATCCCCGCAACAAGATGAACGTGCAGAGCATCGGACCGGGCGACTCGCTGCGCGCCTACACGCTGCAATTGGCCCAGGATCCGAGCTCGACATTCGCACGCAACATTGAGAACTTTATCAGCTGCACGAAGGAATCGCGCGAAGCGGTGCCGCAGGTGATAATGCGCAACATGCGTCAGTTTATGAGCGGTATGAAGAACTATCTGGTCAAGCATGGCGAGGGCAAATTCCACGCCGAACTCGAATCGGCACGTGCTCGCCTCAAGCCCGATGAGTTTCTCAATCTCGACACCATGCTCGAGACGGTGATGCATCAGCTGGTCGTGTTGCCGCTGCGCGAACATCTCTATGGCATCTTCGTCGATTATTACAAGCGCAGCGAGGACATTCAGCTCTTGGCACAAAATGTGCGCTACGCCTGTGAGCGTGACGCCTCCGATTTTGGCATTCGCGCCACCGTGACGCCGCCATCACAGACCGCCTTGCGTCTGATTGCCAATCTGCTGTGGCGTCTGCAGGAGGCCGAACTGCCGCTGGACAAGCTGGAGCTCTTCCTGTGCGTCATCTCGACGGTGTTCGATGCCACCGGTTGTCCGCGTGGCCAGCAGCTGGGCGCCGATGATTTTCTGCCCGTGCTCGTCTATGTGGTGGCCAAATGTGGCTTCGTTGGCGCCGAAATCGAGGCCGAGTTCATGTGGGGTCTGTTGCAGCCAACGCTGCTCAATGGCGAGCCAGGCTATTATCTGACGGCGCTCTGCAGTGCCGTCCAAGTGCTCAAGACATTCATGGCCTCCGAGGGCGAAAGCGGCAGCGGTTCACTCGAT TGGCGTTCCAGCTGTTTGCCCGCCTGCTCGAGTGTGCTGCGCGTCATCATACCCGACGAGTGCAACGGCTCGCTGCAGACACGCACGTTGCCCGTGCGTCCGCATACCACAACGCGCGAAGTGTGTCGGATAATCGCACACAAGGCGCGCATCACCAATCCCCAGGATTATGCGCTGTTCAAGCTCGTGGATGGCGAGGAGACGCTGCTCACGGATGCCGAGTGTCCGCAGGACGCACGATTGGCGGCCAAGGGCAAACACTGCATGTTGGCCTATAAGCGCATCGATGCAAAGATCGCTTGGCCAACAGCCGCTCAGCCGGGCAGCCattga